The following are encoded together in the Asticcacaulis sp. genome:
- a CDS encoding SLC13 family permease, which produces MLTDYVSPPLLCGIILIGALALFISDKVRHDLIALSALFACLATGLVKFGDALKGFADPAVITVAAVLVVGRALELTGVAGWVARSVIPEKAGFTARLTMLLIGACFLSAFMNHIAALVIMMPLATELARQSKKQVGMVLMPLSFATMIGGMTTLIATPPNMILSSFREKALGAPFGFFTMTPVGLAVCVVGLTYLILLGWRLLPHRKGNEMTADSPWRVLELPLDARKVLVREDISRQLRQTRTRILGLLRRNKTIKWPKNNRVQSGDRLLLISRSLPAEIRETIDFLRGKETAEPGHVTARLMVPHNSPLIGETHDAVKSHSNGGLEVVAAGPRAATLRCALSVVPIQSGDQLFISGPPDDIARFAANERLIELDRRDSIPVNLRTAIQTVAIFAAAILLVIFTDVPPSLSFLGAAALIAALRLIPKEEVYSSIDWSILVLLAAMIPVGGSFETSGAADFIAKTVGGVMTGFPLPLAIAAMCALTLCLTILLNNVATAVIMGPLAIQLAQLLHVQPDAMLLAVLVGTSCDFLTPIGHQNNLLIMGPGGYRFSDYSRVGALMSLLVIATTAVVLSLQYG; this is translated from the coding sequence TTGCTGACCGACTATGTGTCTCCGCCGCTGCTCTGCGGCATTATTCTCATCGGCGCGCTGGCGCTTTTCATCAGCGACAAGGTGCGCCACGACCTGATTGCCCTGTCGGCGCTGTTTGCCTGCCTGGCCACGGGCCTGGTGAAGTTTGGCGATGCCCTGAAGGGCTTTGCCGATCCGGCGGTCATCACCGTGGCGGCGGTTCTGGTGGTAGGGCGGGCGCTGGAACTGACTGGTGTGGCCGGCTGGGTGGCGCGCTCGGTCATCCCGGAAAAGGCCGGCTTCACGGCGCGTCTGACCATGCTGCTGATCGGGGCCTGTTTCCTGTCCGCCTTCATGAATCATATCGCCGCCCTGGTCATCATGATGCCGCTGGCCACCGAACTGGCGCGGCAGAGCAAGAAGCAGGTGGGGATGGTGCTGATGCCGCTTTCCTTCGCCACCATGATCGGCGGCATGACGACCCTGATTGCCACGCCGCCCAATATGATCCTGTCGTCTTTCCGCGAAAAGGCGCTGGGGGCGCCGTTCGGGTTCTTTACCATGACGCCGGTGGGGCTGGCGGTCTGCGTGGTGGGGCTGACCTATCTGATCCTGCTGGGCTGGCGCCTGCTGCCGCACCGCAAGGGCAATGAGATGACGGCCGATTCACCCTGGCGCGTGCTGGAACTGCCGCTCGATGCGCGCAAGGTGCTGGTCCGCGAGGATATTTCCCGGCAGTTGCGCCAGACCCGGACGCGCATACTGGGGCTTCTGAGGCGTAACAAGACAATCAAATGGCCGAAGAACAACCGCGTGCAGTCGGGCGACCGCCTGCTGCTGATCTCGCGGTCTTTGCCGGCGGAGATAAGGGAAACGATCGATTTCCTGCGCGGCAAGGAGACGGCGGAGCCGGGGCATGTCACGGCGCGCCTGATGGTGCCGCATAATTCGCCCCTGATCGGCGAGACGCATGACGCGGTAAAATCGCACAGCAATGGCGGCCTGGAAGTGGTGGCGGCGGGGCCGCGCGCCGCCACCCTGCGGTGCGCGCTTTCGGTGGTGCCGATCCAGAGCGGCGACCAGTTGTTCATCAGCGGTCCGCCGGATGATATCGCCCGTTTCGCCGCCAATGAGCGGCTGATCGAACTCGACCGGCGCGATTCCATACCCGTCAACCTGCGCACGGCGATCCAGACCGTGGCGATCTTCGCGGCGGCGATCCTGCTGGTGATTTTCACCGATGTGCCGCCGTCATTGAGTTTCCTTGGGGCAGCGGCGCTGATCGCGGCCCTGCGGCTGATTCCGAAGGAAGAGGTCTACAGCTCGATCGACTGGTCGATCTTGGTGCTGTTGGCGGCGATGATCCCGGTGGGCGGCAGTTTCGAGACCTCCGGCGCGGCCGATTTCATCGCTAAAACCGTGGGGGGCGTCATGACCGGCTTTCCGCTGCCTCTGGCCATCGCCGCCATGTGCGCGCTCACCCTGTGCCTGACCATCCTGCTCAATAATGTGGCGACGGCGGTAATCATGGGGCCGCTGGCGATCCAGTTGGCGCAACTGCTGCATGTCCAGCCTGACGCCATGCTGCTGGCGGTCCTGGTGGGCACGTCATGCGATTTCCTCACCCCAATCGGCCACCAGAACAACCTGCTGATCATGGGGCCGGGCGGTTACCGGTTCAGTGACTATTCGCGGGTAGGCGCGCTGATGTCGCTGCTGGTGATTGCCACTACAGCCGTGGTGCTCAGTCTGCAGTACGGCTAG
- a CDS encoding glycoside hydrolase, which translates to MKIAGEERNRFARSLLYGTPTMWNLDRRELARIAPWLKAAEADFGQAHGVEPPLALTGFQWLTPDRLVQQASYADGRVLVANFGSTAWQGLEGDCVRLTRPGASAIDMCPPADPPLYKQNAAPH; encoded by the coding sequence ATGAAGATCGCCGGCGAGGAGCGGAACCGCTTTGCCCGGTCCTTGCTCTACGGCACGCCGACCATGTGGAACCTCGACCGCCGCGAACTGGCGCGCATTGCCCCCTGGCTGAAGGCAGCCGAGGCTGATTTCGGCCAGGCGCATGGCGTGGAGCCTCCCTTGGCCCTGACCGGATTTCAGTGGCTGACGCCGGATCGCCTGGTCCAGCAGGCCAGCTACGCCGATGGCCGGGTGCTGGTCGCCAATTTCGGCAGCACGGCCTGGCAGGGGCTTGAAGGCGATTGCGTGCGCCTGACCCGGCCCGGTGCGTCTGCTATTGATATGTGTCCGCCGGCTGACCCGCCGCTCTATAAACAGAATGCAGCTCCACATTGA
- a CDS encoding helix-turn-helix transcriptional regulator has translation MDGESDLFESLRAELRRGSLSLAVLARLRVERYGYTLRQALAEDGLDMEESTLYPLLRRLEAQGLLVSEWREEEKRKKRFYVLSPAGEIMLERLIGEWRAISASLEKITGKAV, from the coding sequence ATGGACGGTGAAAGCGATCTTTTCGAGAGTTTGCGCGCGGAGTTGCGGCGCGGATCGCTCAGCCTGGCGGTCCTCGCCCGGCTCAGGGTGGAGCGTTACGGCTACACCCTGCGCCAGGCCCTGGCCGAGGACGGGCTGGATATGGAGGAAAGCACCCTCTATCCGCTGCTGCGCCGGCTGGAGGCGCAGGGGCTGCTGGTCAGCGAATGGCGCGAGGAAGAGAAACGTAAAAAGCGGTTCTACGTTCTCTCTCCTGCGGGAGAGATCATGCTGGAACGGCTGATCGGAGAATGGCGGGCCATCAGCGCCTCGCTGGAAAAGATAACGGGTAAAGCGGTTTAA
- a CDS encoding GGDEF domain-containing protein has product MALRIKGLPKDFAERAGRTARLLANVRFELALLGLLLLTAGAVIWQDQILLRTTHFTPASTASNSHLVFSDADSGGKTVVQGTGPLAWDCDLRAGNPYPYCGYELFVDRNRGTHGLNLTNMRTLAITLMYEGHATSFRVHLKNFDPHYSRATDDDTPKYLRVEADTTPGKWQRTSFVPDDFGVADWWLRKYKLAPQYGRPQFDNITSIIIETGSEAPLGPHAFRIKGIEIRTAIMSDAQWYSLLLGLWILMIVAYLGYRLSNLRRALRERRTLDALALREAQEAARHDHLTKVLNRRGVTERFEELRRARREAAMTVILIDIDHFKALNDRFGHAYGDRVLAQIAGVISRNVRAVDLVARWGGEEFVVVCAGIDRRGAQRVSEKIRECIETFDFGEGGRITASFGIHWSNVPEKELSQMVALADIALYAAKAGGRNCVRLHRPAMKAA; this is encoded by the coding sequence ATGGCCTTGCGTATCAAGGGCTTGCCTAAGGATTTCGCGGAGCGTGCCGGCCGAACCGCGCGCCTGCTGGCGAATGTCAGGTTTGAACTGGCACTGCTGGGGCTGTTGCTGCTCACCGCCGGGGCCGTCATCTGGCAGGACCAGATACTCCTGCGCACCACGCACTTTACACCGGCCAGTACCGCCTCAAACAGTCATCTGGTCTTTTCCGATGCCGATTCCGGCGGCAAGACGGTGGTGCAGGGCACCGGGCCGCTGGCCTGGGATTGCGACCTGCGTGCCGGCAACCCGTATCCCTATTGCGGCTATGAACTGTTTGTCGATCGCAATCGTGGCACGCACGGCCTGAACCTGACCAATATGCGCACCCTCGCCATCACCCTGATGTACGAGGGCCACGCGACCTCATTCCGGGTGCATCTCAAGAATTTCGACCCGCATTACAGCCGCGCCACCGATGACGACACGCCGAAATATCTGCGCGTGGAGGCCGACACCACGCCCGGAAAATGGCAGCGGACCAGCTTCGTGCCCGATGATTTCGGCGTGGCCGACTGGTGGCTGCGCAAATACAAACTGGCCCCGCAGTATGGCCGGCCGCAGTTCGATAATATCACCTCGATCATCATCGAAACCGGTTCCGAGGCACCGCTGGGGCCGCACGCCTTCCGGATAAAGGGCATTGAGATCAGGACTGCGATCATGAGCGACGCGCAGTGGTATTCGCTGTTGCTCGGCCTGTGGATCCTGATGATCGTCGCCTATCTCGGCTACCGGCTCAGTAATCTGCGGCGGGCCTTGCGCGAGCGCCGGACCCTGGATGCCCTGGCCTTGCGTGAGGCGCAGGAGGCGGCGCGCCACGATCACCTGACGAAGGTGCTGAACCGCCGGGGTGTCACCGAACGCTTTGAGGAATTGCGCCGGGCGCGGCGTGAGGCGGCGATGACCGTCATCCTGATCGATATAGACCACTTCAAGGCGCTGAACGACCGCTTTGGCCACGCGTATGGCGACCGGGTGCTGGCCCAGATTGCCGGGGTGATCAGCCGCAATGTGCGCGCGGTCGATCTGGTGGCGCGCTGGGGCGGGGAAGAGTTTGTGGTGGTCTGTGCGGGTATCGACCGGCGCGGCGCACAGCGGGTTTCGGAAAAGATCCGCGAATGTATCGAGACATTCGACTTCGGTGAAGGCGGCCGGATTACCGCCAGTTTCGGCATTCACTGGTCGAATGTGCCGGAAAAAGAGCTGTCGCAGATGGTTGCCCTGGCTGATATCGCGCTCTATGCCGCCAAGGCCGGCGGCCGGAACTGTGTCCGCCTGCACCGCCCGGCGATGAAGGCGGCTTAG
- a CDS encoding DUF4832 domain-containing protein has product MTVFAFSRILALSAFVTFALTACGTSTQASPAEPPPAPDSAVQAVFATTDSDFPNPERGFYHASATGLEALDAAEMTQAYADGYRLIYVRINLDDYLDADLPPAFLQRLEAGFAVARSSGVKLIVRATYNYPQGETEYHDAKDASLARVKSQLAQLKPLLNRNADVIAFMQAGFIGAWGEWHTSSNNLTTPENRTAIKDALLDAVPPTRFIQFRYPPYIRDWYPNPPGVTAAIKDNFRIGFHNDCFLASQTDVGTYSEDPATRAGEQQFTDALGDAGPFGGETCNPADDPGAIPRTACADILAEGARYNLTYLNDGYYRRLFHDNWTKGGCMTEVRSHMGYRLALVSVAHAKTAARGSDLLISIVIRNSGWARLYNARPVEIILRDPVSGDLRRLEANGADPRRWLPGADTTETLKISLPADLPAGTREVWLALPDADSRIQADPRFAIRLANADNAAKGQTWDADLGAFALGTTLDIR; this is encoded by the coding sequence ATGACTGTGTTTGCCTTTTCCCGCATTCTGGCGCTTTCGGCCTTCGTGACTTTCGCCCTGACCGCTTGCGGCACCAGCACGCAGGCATCCCCGGCAGAACCGCCGCCTGCGCCAGACTCCGCGGTTCAGGCGGTCTTTGCCACGACAGACTCCGACTTTCCCAATCCCGAACGCGGCTTCTACCATGCGTCGGCTACCGGCCTGGAGGCGCTCGACGCCGCTGAAATGACGCAAGCCTACGCCGATGGCTATCGGCTGATCTATGTCCGGATCAATCTGGATGACTACCTTGATGCCGACCTGCCGCCCGCCTTTCTGCAGCGGCTTGAGGCCGGCTTCGCCGTCGCCCGCTCATCCGGCGTCAAGCTGATCGTCCGCGCCACCTATAATTATCCGCAGGGCGAGACCGAATATCACGATGCCAAGGACGCCTCCCTGGCGCGGGTGAAAAGCCAGCTTGCGCAGCTCAAGCCGCTCCTCAATCGCAATGCCGACGTCATCGCCTTCATGCAGGCCGGCTTCATCGGCGCCTGGGGCGAGTGGCACACCTCGTCAAACAACCTCACAACGCCCGAAAACCGCACCGCGATCAAAGACGCCCTGCTCGATGCCGTGCCGCCGACGCGCTTCATCCAGTTCCGCTATCCGCCCTATATCCGCGACTGGTATCCAAACCCGCCGGGCGTGACCGCGGCGATAAAAGACAATTTCCGCATCGGTTTTCATAACGACTGCTTCCTGGCCAGCCAGACGGATGTCGGCACCTATTCGGAAGACCCGGCCACCCGCGCCGGCGAGCAGCAGTTCACCGACGCGCTGGGCGATGCCGGCCCCTTCGGCGGCGAGACCTGCAATCCGGCCGATGACCCTGGTGCTATCCCCCGCACCGCCTGCGCCGATATCCTGGCCGAAGGCGCGCGCTACAATCTCACCTACCTGAATGATGGCTATTATCGCCGCCTGTTCCATGACAACTGGACAAAAGGCGGCTGCATGACCGAGGTTCGCAGCCATATGGGCTACCGCCTGGCCCTCGTCAGCGTGGCTCATGCGAAAACCGCCGCACGCGGCAGTGATTTGTTGATTTCAATCGTGATACGTAACAGCGGCTGGGCACGGCTCTATAACGCCCGGCCGGTCGAGATCATTCTGCGCGATCCGGTCTCCGGAGACCTTCGGCGTCTGGAAGCAAACGGCGCCGATCCGCGCCGCTGGCTGCCGGGCGCGGATACGACTGAGACCCTTAAAATCAGCCTGCCGGCGGATTTACCCGCGGGCACGCGCGAGGTCTGGCTGGCCCTGCCCGATGCCGACAGCCGGATTCAGGCCGATCCGCGCTTTGCTATCCGCCTGGCCAATGCCGATAACGCGGCGAAAGGCCAGACATGGGACGCGGACCTGGGCGCCTTCGCGCTCGGCACCACGTTAGATATAAGGTAG
- a CDS encoding LacI family DNA-binding transcriptional regulator: MLDKSARRSVRASSSGRATLDDIAAKLGVSSITVSRAFRNPGKVADELRERIIKVADELGYVRNRAASTLASARSMNIAVIIPSLGNAVFVDILNGIDKILRPRGYQMLLGVSHYSSEEEDALVRAYLAFDPDGIILPSLNYRESTRHLLEKTGVPVVHLMELSDQPDVHCVGFSQEAAGKAMTQHLLAKGYKRIAFVASQLDSRTLARGRGYRDALVETGLYDPKRELMVPDPSSIALGGRLLQRLLQQAPDTDAIFFCNDDLAQGALFECARQQIPVPSQLAVAGFNDLSASASTVPSLTTIATPRFDIGVQGANMLLSLIEHQRVNRSSIDLGFELKPRESA; encoded by the coding sequence GTGTTAGACAAGTCGGCCAGGCGCAGTGTACGGGCCTCCAGTTCGGGGCGCGCAACACTGGACGATATTGCCGCGAAACTCGGCGTATCAAGCATTACCGTGTCGCGGGCGTTTCGCAATCCGGGCAAGGTCGCGGACGAATTGCGCGAACGGATAATTAAGGTGGCCGATGAGCTTGGCTATGTCCGCAACAGAGCCGCGAGTACCCTGGCCTCCGCCCGGTCCATGAATATCGCGGTCATCATCCCCTCCTTAGGCAACGCCGTCTTCGTCGACATACTGAACGGTATCGACAAAATCCTCCGGCCGCGCGGATACCAGATGCTCCTGGGCGTCAGCCATTATTCATCGGAAGAGGAAGATGCGCTCGTCCGCGCCTATCTGGCCTTCGATCCCGACGGCATTATATTGCCAAGCCTGAACTATCGGGAATCGACGCGGCACCTGCTTGAAAAGACCGGCGTGCCGGTCGTGCATCTCATGGAATTGTCCGACCAGCCTGACGTTCATTGCGTTGGCTTTTCGCAGGAAGCCGCCGGCAAGGCGATGACACAACACCTTCTGGCAAAGGGCTACAAACGCATCGCTTTTGTCGCTTCCCAGCTTGATTCGCGTACTCTGGCGCGCGGCCGCGGATACCGCGACGCCCTTGTGGAAACCGGGCTGTATGACCCGAAGCGCGAGCTTATGGTGCCGGATCCGTCCTCGATCGCCCTGGGCGGCCGCTTGCTTCAGCGCCTTCTGCAACAGGCCCCCGACACCGACGCGATCTTTTTCTGTAATGACGACCTGGCGCAGGGCGCGCTTTTTGAATGTGCGCGGCAACAGATTCCCGTGCCGTCGCAACTGGCCGTCGCCGGCTTCAATGACCTTTCTGCCTCGGCTTCGACCGTGCCTTCGCTGACCACAATCGCCACGCCGCGATTCGATATCGGCGTCCAGGGCGCAAACATGCTCTTGTCCCTTATCGAACATCAAAGGGTAAACCGTTCGAGCATCGATCTGGGTTTTGAACTGAAGCCTCGGGAAAGTGCCTGA
- a CDS encoding TonB-dependent receptor plug domain-containing protein, whose product MIGSGSLLAFCAFAGAVLAAEPAPQQTDKSDDTTVVVVTASRITSRGFKAPTPTTSISTTDIANMAQPNVFTTITQLPSLQGSSGVATNTFSTSSGQQGLSSFALRGLGVSRTLTLLDGQRVVPSNIGTGAPDISLFPQLLLKRVDVVNGGASASWGSDAVGGVVNFITDKKFEGFKANVEMGETTYGDDKQGLVQMAFGKSFLEGKLHTEFAVEYHKEDGIEAGDFGENAANGRDWYRSSTLVNTGITNNGSPQYVNVDHAQSTTYSKYGLITSGPLQGIAFDQNGNPYNFAYGSNGVPQKDAAGTVAGCYIGFCVGGDTSANVGVGASLQSAITRSNFYNRTSFDLNEDNEIYFTINLAKVDTHNQPNPGFTEPGLTIQCSNPYVPDTIVTQCGLNGITSFKLGTVTPFLPSIRVNTERKQERFVVGADGKFELFGSNWNYDAYYEHGKQNSDIFVHNLLLKGRFTAAIDAVEENGVIVCRDPVARANGCQPINVIGNQTPSASAIAYLQPAVGAYQNTIQTQDVTAVSISGEPFSLWAGPVSMATGAEYRREWYSAVADPYGNGTTTPYNADYPADPLLSTGGGNFYAGNYRNGTGSFNVIEAFLEFNVPLLNSDATGQLNMNVAGRAEKYSTAGNAEAWKVGFTWDTPSAACASAPSGPRTCGRRT is encoded by the coding sequence TTGATCGGATCAGGGTCGCTGCTGGCGTTCTGCGCCTTTGCGGGCGCCGTTCTGGCGGCCGAGCCCGCGCCGCAGCAAACGGACAAGTCCGATGACACCACTGTCGTTGTCGTCACCGCCTCGCGCATCACATCACGCGGCTTCAAGGCCCCTACCCCGACAACCTCCATCAGCACGACGGACATCGCCAACATGGCGCAGCCGAACGTGTTCACCACGATCACGCAATTGCCTTCCCTGCAAGGCTCCAGCGGCGTGGCCACCAATACGTTCAGCACATCGAGCGGCCAGCAGGGCCTCAGCTCCTTCGCCCTGCGCGGCCTGGGCGTCAGCCGCACCCTGACCCTGCTCGACGGCCAGCGCGTCGTCCCTTCCAATATCGGCACCGGCGCCCCTGACATCAGCCTGTTCCCGCAACTGCTGCTCAAGCGCGTGGACGTGGTCAATGGCGGCGCCTCCGCTTCCTGGGGGTCCGATGCCGTCGGCGGCGTCGTCAATTTCATCACCGACAAAAAATTCGAGGGCTTCAAGGCCAATGTCGAAATGGGTGAAACGACCTATGGCGATGACAAGCAGGGGCTGGTCCAGATGGCCTTCGGCAAGTCCTTCCTGGAAGGTAAGCTGCACACCGAGTTCGCCGTTGAATACCACAAGGAAGACGGCATCGAAGCCGGCGACTTTGGCGAGAATGCCGCCAACGGCCGTGACTGGTATCGCAGTTCAACCCTGGTCAATACCGGCATCACCAATAACGGCTCACCGCAGTACGTGAACGTCGATCACGCTCAATCCACCACCTATTCGAAATATGGTTTGATCACCTCCGGCCCGCTGCAGGGCATTGCCTTCGATCAGAACGGTAATCCGTATAACTTCGCCTATGGCTCGAACGGCGTACCGCAAAAGGATGCAGCCGGCACGGTCGCGGGCTGCTATATCGGCTTCTGCGTTGGCGGCGACACCTCAGCCAATGTCGGCGTCGGGGCCAGCCTGCAATCGGCCATCACCCGGTCGAACTTCTATAATCGCACCTCGTTCGATCTGAACGAGGACAACGAAATCTACTTCACCATCAACCTGGCCAAGGTCGATACGCACAACCAGCCGAACCCCGGCTTTACCGAACCGGGCCTGACTATCCAGTGCTCGAACCCTTACGTGCCTGACACGATTGTCACCCAGTGCGGCCTGAATGGTATTACCAGCTTCAAATTGGGCACGGTTACGCCCTTCCTGCCCAGCATCCGCGTCAATACCGAGCGCAAGCAGGAACGGTTTGTTGTCGGCGCCGACGGCAAGTTCGAGCTGTTTGGCAGCAACTGGAACTACGACGCCTATTACGAGCACGGCAAGCAGAACTCGGATATCTTTGTCCATAACCTCCTGCTGAAGGGCCGCTTTACCGCCGCGATCGATGCGGTAGAAGAGAATGGCGTCATAGTCTGCCGTGATCCGGTGGCCCGCGCCAATGGCTGCCAGCCGATCAATGTTATCGGCAACCAGACCCCGAGCGCCTCGGCGATCGCCTATCTGCAACCGGCCGTCGGCGCCTACCAGAATACGATCCAGACCCAGGACGTAACGGCCGTCAGCATTTCGGGCGAGCCTTTCTCACTGTGGGCCGGCCCGGTTTCGATGGCGACCGGTGCGGAATATCGCCGCGAATGGTACAGCGCCGTGGCCGATCCCTATGGCAACGGCACGACCACGCCTTATAATGCCGACTATCCGGCCGATCCGCTGCTCAGCACGGGCGGCGGCAATTTCTACGCCGGCAACTACCGCAACGGCACAGGCAGCTTCAACGTTATCGAAGCCTTCCTGGAATTTAACGTGCCGCTGCTTAATTCCGACGCGACCGGCCAGCTCAACATGAACGTCGCCGGCCGTGCCGAAAAATACAGCACGGCGGGCAATGCCGAAGCCTGGAAGGTCGGCTTTACCTGGGATACCCCCTCAGCGGCCTGCGCTTCCGCACCGTCCGGTCCCAGGACGTGCGGGCGCCGAACCTGA
- a CDS encoding TonB-dependent receptor has protein sequence MRAPNLNDLFGPTTSTNMPNFTNPFTNTTLTISQNQGSNPGLKPEIAQNFTFGAVLSNPDWLPGFSASIDYYDIKLEDAIASGPNATQLVQYCFDGSVPAACNAFDLTGANPYVNVGSINAASIKTSGVDYELSYQMPRPLGLQGNLILRGLATNVHNFTTVPGLPGTIPSESAGQNSGATPDWKALFVQTYSTPTYSLTLQERWFSNGVIGTQYVVCSTGCPVSTSNNPTLDNNTMKGATYVDLAGSYNINKNVVAYFKIDNLFNVDPEPSPQTNTGLDVNPALYDTLGRFYHAGLRFNF, from the coding sequence GTGCGGGCGCCGAACCTGAACGACCTGTTCGGCCCAACCACCTCGACCAATATGCCGAACTTCACCAATCCGTTCACCAACACCACTTTGACCATTTCGCAGAACCAGGGCTCGAACCCAGGCCTCAAGCCGGAAATCGCGCAAAACTTCACCTTCGGGGCGGTTCTGTCGAACCCCGACTGGCTGCCTGGTTTCAGCGCGTCGATCGACTATTACGACATCAAGCTGGAAGACGCGATTGCCTCCGGTCCCAACGCCACCCAGCTCGTACAGTACTGCTTTGACGGCTCCGTGCCGGCGGCCTGTAACGCCTTCGATCTGACCGGCGCCAACCCGTATGTCAATGTCGGCAGCATCAACGCCGCCTCGATCAAGACGAGCGGTGTCGATTATGAACTGAGCTATCAGATGCCGCGCCCGCTCGGTCTGCAGGGCAACCTGATCTTGCGCGGCCTGGCGACCAATGTGCATAACTTTACCACGGTACCGGGCCTGCCGGGCACCATTCCTTCGGAATCCGCCGGACAGAACTCCGGTGCGACGCCTGACTGGAAAGCGCTGTTCGTCCAGACCTATTCGACGCCGACCTACAGCCTGACCCTGCAGGAACGCTGGTTCAGCAACGGCGTGATCGGTACGCAATATGTGGTTTGCAGCACGGGATGCCCGGTTTCGACCTCCAACAACCCGACCCTGGACAACAACACCATGAAGGGCGCGACCTATGTCGATCTGGCCGGTTCCTACAACATCAACAAGAATGTCGTGGCCTACTTCAAGATCGACAACCTGTTCAATGTCGATCCGGAGCCATCGCCCCAGACCAATACGGGCCTCGATGTAAACCCTGCGCTCTATGATACGCTCGGCCGCTTCTACCACGCAGGCCTGCGGTTCAACTTCTAA
- a CDS encoding gluconokinase translates to MTLSAKAIVIMGISGCGKSTLGNALAEATGYRFIEGDDLHTPENIAKMSAGIALTDDDRWPWLERVADVLGSADESSGVIISCSALKYIYRDFLRLRAGHPILFVFPNLPVEVVRARLRHRSDHYMPPSLVDSQLAILEPPRPDERVLILNGTPTTAQSVNLVMGYLSALTELPT, encoded by the coding sequence TTGACACTTTCGGCGAAGGCGATCGTCATCATGGGCATCAGCGGGTGCGGCAAATCCACCCTTGGCAATGCGCTGGCCGAGGCAACAGGATACCGGTTCATCGAAGGGGACGATCTCCATACCCCGGAGAATATCGCCAAGATGTCCGCCGGCATCGCCCTGACGGATGATGACCGCTGGCCCTGGCTGGAACGCGTCGCCGATGTGCTGGGCAGCGCTGATGAAAGCAGTGGTGTCATCATCTCCTGCTCGGCCCTTAAATATATTTACCGCGATTTTCTGAGATTGCGGGCCGGGCACCCCATTCTGTTCGTCTTCCCGAATCTCCCGGTCGAGGTCGTGCGCGCCCGTCTGCGCCATCGTTCCGACCATTACATGCCGCCGAGCTTAGTGGACAGTCAGTTGGCAATACTCGAACCGCCCCGGCCGGATGAACGGGTGCTGATCCTGAATGGTACGCCCACCACCGCCCAGTCCGTCAACCTGGTCATGGGTTATCTTTCGGCCCTGACCGAACTCCCCACCTGA